ATATGAGATCAAAACTCCCATGTTCAGTTATCATAAATTTAATGAAAGAGCGAGAGTTGAGAAAATTCTAAACCTTTTGAAAAACGGGGAAGATGTCGCCATCATTTCCGATTCGGGAACTCCCGGAATTTCCGATCCCTCGAATATAATCATTAAATCAGCAATAGAAAACAAAATCAAAGTAGAAACTTTACCCGGAGCAACCGCTTTTGTTCCGGCATTTGTTTCTTCAGGATTTGATACGGAACGATTCTATTTTATCGGATTTCTTCCTGATAAAAAATCCCAGAAAGATAAAATTCTGCATAAGCTCAAACCAATCGAAGATGGTCTTATTTTTTATGAAGCACCTCATAGATTGGAAAAATTCTTTAATGAGATCAGGAAAATTTTTGGAAATCGGAAGGTCGTTATTGCCCGGGAAATTTCCAAAATCTATGAAACTTATGATCGTATTACAATCGACGAATATTTGAAAAATCCTGAAATAATAGTTCTGAAAGGTGAATTTGTGATCATTATCGAAGGAGCAAAACCAAAGAATTATGAAAATCAGGAACTTCTAAAAATGTTAAAAGACTTAATCGGTAAAGGAGAATCAAAGAAAAATGCAGTTAAGAAGGTTCAAGAAATTACCGGAGAACCGAAAAATAAAATTTACAATTTATCTCTGCAATTAAAAACAAGTAAAAACATTTGACGCTAAAAGCGAAGATAAAATTTTGAAATCAGAAAGTAGAGAATGGTTTAAATGAAAAAAAATGGAGTTTTTTCTCTTCGATCTCTCCGTTCTCTGCAGAAAAAATAAAAAATATTTGGAGGATACATGTTTCCAGGTGGAAAAAAAGGAATGCAGGATTTGATGAAACAAGCCAAAAAAATGCAGCAGGATCTGGCAAAAGCACAGGAAGAACTTGCGAATACTGTTGTCGAAGGAACTTCAGGCGGTGGAATGGTAAAAGTTCAGATGAACGGTAAAAACCAGGTTCTAACCCTGAAGATCGATCCTGAAGTTGTCGATCCTGAAGATATCGAAATGCTGGA
This window of the Candidatus Cloacimonadota bacterium genome carries:
- the rsmI gene encoding 16S rRNA (cytidine(1402)-2'-O)-methyltransferase; translation: MKKGILYIVPTPIGNLEDITLRAIKVLRSVSLIGAEDTRNSGKLLKKYEIKTPMFSYHKFNERARVEKILNLLKNGEDVAIISDSGTPGISDPSNIIIKSAIENKIKVETLPGATAFVPAFVSSGFDTERFYFIGFLPDKKSQKDKILHKLKPIEDGLIFYEAPHRLEKFFNEIRKIFGNRKVVIAREISKIYETYDRITIDEYLKNPEIIVLKGEFVIIIEGAKPKNYENQELLKMLKDLIGKGESKKNAVKKVQEITGEPKNKIYNLSLQLKTSKNI
- a CDS encoding YbaB/EbfC family nucleoid-associated protein, which produces MFPGGKKGMQDLMKQAKKMQQDLAKAQEELANTVVEGTSGGGMVKVQMNGKNQVLTLKIDPEVVDPEDIEMLEDLIIAAINEAHEKVSKTSEDEMSKFTGGMKIPGLF